From Haloarcula sp. CBA1127, a single genomic window includes:
- a CDS encoding protein translocase SEC61 complex subunit gamma: MDVPYDLTSYIRVLKLASTPSWEEFSQIAKIAGAGIALVGLLGFIIFAVMTFIPGSKPV, translated from the coding sequence ATGGACGTTCCATACGATCTCACCTCCTACATCCGCGTACTCAAACTGGCGAGTACGCCGTCGTGGGAGGAGTTCTCCCAGATCGCGAAAATCGCCGGCGCGGGCATCGCGCTGGTCGGACTGCTCGGGTTCATCATCTTCGCCGTGATGACCTTCATCCCTGGCAGCAAGCCGGTGTAA
- a CDS encoding transcription elongation factor Spt5, giving the protein MGIYAVKTTASQERTVADMIISREEDEIHAALAPDSLTSYVMVEADDHNVFDRILDEIPHANGVVQGESSMAEVEHFLSPKPDVEGIAEGDIVELIAGPFKGEKAQVQRIDEGKDQVTVELYEATVPIPVTVRGDQIRVLDSEER; this is encoded by the coding sequence ATGGGGATCTACGCAGTCAAAACCACGGCCAGTCAGGAGCGCACCGTCGCGGACATGATCATCTCCCGCGAAGAAGACGAGATCCACGCCGCGCTCGCGCCGGACTCGCTCACCAGCTACGTCATGGTCGAAGCGGACGACCACAACGTCTTCGACCGTATCCTCGACGAGATTCCCCACGCCAACGGCGTCGTGCAGGGCGAGTCCTCGATGGCGGAAGTCGAGCACTTCCTCTCGCCGAAACCGGACGTGGAAGGCATCGCGGAGGGCGACATCGTCGAACTCATCGCCGGCCCGTTCAAGGGCGAGAAGGCGCAGGTCCAGCGCATCGACGAGGGCAAAGATCAGGTCACCGTCGAACTGTACGAGGCGACAGTCCCGATTCCGGTTACCGTGCGTGGTGACCAGATCCGCGTTCTCGACTCCGAAGAGCGCTGA
- a CDS encoding PHP-associated domain-containing protein, with translation MQPEGYAVDLHVKVLDDGVVERAKARGLDALVYAPHFTRLSEIRRQAAAFSDEELTVFPAREIFTGTWQQRRHVLGIGLEDPVPDFITFDGAMRELDRQDAAVLVPHPGFLNVSLGLDDIEAYDDIIDALEVYNPKQLSHHRDRAQSFTSETGHEPFVSSYAHVRGTVGEAYVTFTEAFESVAGLSVALQNDVERSLFHRDGLSHDLRRAVEWAHLGLENTWGKFDRLMLQGTEPTHPDHVAYAGRFNDVKVY, from the coding sequence GTGCAACCCGAGGGGTACGCCGTTGATCTCCACGTGAAAGTGCTCGATGACGGGGTCGTCGAGCGCGCGAAGGCACGTGGCCTCGACGCGTTGGTGTACGCGCCGCATTTCACGCGGCTGTCGGAGATACGGCGGCAAGCAGCGGCGTTTTCCGACGAAGAGCTGACTGTGTTTCCAGCCAGAGAGATATTTACTGGCACCTGGCAACAGCGCCGGCACGTGCTAGGCATCGGACTCGAAGACCCGGTTCCGGATTTCATTACTTTCGACGGCGCGATGCGGGAACTGGACCGTCAAGACGCGGCTGTGCTGGTTCCACATCCCGGTTTTCTCAACGTCAGTCTCGGACTGGACGACATCGAAGCGTACGACGACATCATCGACGCGCTGGAAGTGTACAACCCCAAGCAGTTGTCCCACCACCGAGACCGCGCGCAATCATTCACGTCGGAGACCGGCCACGAGCCGTTCGTTTCGTCGTATGCCCACGTCCGCGGTACCGTCGGCGAGGCGTACGTAACGTTCACCGAGGCGTTCGAGAGCGTGGCGGGGCTCAGTGTGGCGCTGCAAAACGATGTGGAGCGGTCGCTGTTCCATCGCGATGGTCTCTCACACGACCTCCGCCGGGCGGTCGAGTGGGCGCATCTGGGGCTGGAAAACACGTGGGGTAAGTTCGACCGACTGATGTTACAGGGGACCGAGCCGACACACCCTGACCACGTCGCGTACGCCGGTCGATTCAACGACGTGAAAGTGTACTAA
- a CDS encoding metal-dependent hydrolase, giving the protein MNKRGHVLNAVLLSIGLGYVLDPSGDVTTFATIAEVFLPIVLGALFPDVDTAFGKHRKTLHNIPVLLIFLAHPLYHGGNLQWVWLGVLTHYVLDYFGSRRGIALFYPFSDTEYGSPTGVTTSSDRAEAVTVVITAFELLAVALLVHVLPQYLPPTVRTFVVENSAFLV; this is encoded by the coding sequence ATGAACAAACGTGGGCACGTCCTGAACGCGGTCCTCCTGAGTATCGGACTGGGGTACGTTCTCGACCCCTCGGGCGACGTGACGACCTTCGCGACAATCGCGGAGGTGTTCCTTCCCATCGTCCTGGGTGCGCTGTTCCCCGATGTCGACACCGCCTTCGGCAAGCACCGCAAGACGCTGCACAACATCCCCGTCCTCCTCATATTCTTGGCCCATCCGCTGTATCACGGCGGTAACCTCCAGTGGGTGTGGCTCGGCGTCCTCACGCACTACGTGCTTGACTACTTCGGCTCCCGACGGGGGATTGCCCTGTTCTACCCGTTCTCGGACACAGAGTATGGCTCACCGACGGGCGTGACAACCTCAAGCGACCGCGCTGAAGCCGTCACCGTCGTGATTACCGCCTTCGAACTGCTCGCGGTTGCCCTGCTTGTCCACGTACTCCCACAGTATCTGCCGCCAACGGTCAGAACCTTCGTCGTCGAGAACAGCGCGTTTCTGGTTTAG
- a CDS encoding CinA family protein, translating to MADDTADPVEKRVGKRLREAAATVATAESCTGGLVGSKITDIPGSSDYFDRSLVTYSYEAKRELLAVSRESLDDHGAVSEPVAIEMARGVRDTARTDWGVATTGVAGPSGGSPETPVGTVYIAVAEAAPWGTNESGVTVSRYEFDGTRREVKSAIASQALRDLETALQE from the coding sequence ATGGCAGACGACACTGCGGACCCAGTCGAGAAGCGCGTCGGCAAGCGTCTCCGAGAAGCTGCTGCCACGGTCGCTACCGCGGAGTCCTGTACCGGTGGCCTCGTGGGGTCGAAAATAACGGACATACCCGGGTCGAGCGACTACTTCGATCGCTCGCTGGTCACCTACTCCTACGAGGCCAAGCGAGAACTGCTGGCCGTTTCGCGGGAATCGCTGGACGACCACGGCGCGGTCTCCGAGCCAGTCGCTATCGAAATGGCAAGGGGCGTTCGCGATACCGCCCGGACCGACTGGGGCGTCGCCACGACCGGCGTCGCTGGGCCGAGCGGCGGCTCGCCGGAGACGCCCGTCGGGACGGTGTACATCGCTGTTGCCGAGGCCGCCCCGTGGGGAACCAACGAGTCTGGCGTGACAGTGTCCCGCTACGAGTTCGATGGCACCCGTCGCGAGGTCAAATCGGCCATCGCATCACAGGCGCTCCGAGACCTGGAAACCGCCTTACAGGAGTAG
- a CDS encoding pyridoxal phosphate-dependent aminotransferase: protein MDYTEPQFFRVMQYAARADRDVVDMVSGNPDWDPPEGLRDGLRDYAEAPADDYQYPPSVGLTPLRDEIAARRGVDRNRVLVTNGAGEANHLAMTGGLHHFDGNEILLTDPVYPYYAGRANFIGADISFVPVDEHNRLAPADVRAAASEETAVIVVNSPNNPTGAVYDAEAMAEFVAIAEEYDALLLSDEVYDHFDYAGRFSSALHADSDHVVATNSFSKTMAITGLRVGYAIFPPEDRPTGTLLERARTQHMLTNVTGSRPAQYAVLRALKTTNPDYYAACRRRLERRVDDFCAALAAAGAEYNRPDGGFYVMARFPDFPGSFENVYELIDEAGVAGMPGEAFGESRSDWIRFALVTSRADEAAERLANYFE, encoded by the coding sequence ATGGACTACACGGAACCCCAGTTCTTCCGGGTCATGCAGTATGCGGCTCGGGCCGACCGGGACGTGGTAGACATGGTGTCGGGTAATCCCGACTGGGACCCGCCCGAGGGGCTTCGGGACGGGCTCAGAGACTACGCCGAAGCCCCGGCCGACGACTACCAGTATCCGCCAAGCGTGGGCCTCACGCCACTCCGCGATGAAATCGCCGCTCGGCGTGGTGTGGATCGGAACCGCGTGCTGGTCACGAACGGCGCTGGCGAGGCGAACCACCTCGCGATGACCGGCGGGCTCCATCATTTCGACGGCAACGAAATCCTCCTGACTGACCCGGTCTACCCGTACTACGCCGGCCGGGCGAACTTCATCGGCGCGGATATTTCCTTCGTTCCGGTCGACGAGCACAACCGACTGGCCCCCGCGGACGTTCGAGCGGCCGCAAGCGAGGAGACGGCCGTCATCGTCGTCAATTCGCCGAACAACCCCACCGGCGCAGTGTACGACGCTGAAGCGATGGCTGAGTTCGTCGCCATCGCTGAGGAGTACGACGCCCTGTTGCTCAGCGATGAGGTGTACGACCACTTCGACTACGCGGGTCGGTTCAGTTCGGCCCTACACGCCGACTCCGACCACGTCGTCGCCACCAACTCCTTCTCGAAGACGATGGCGATAACGGGGCTCAGGGTTGGCTATGCGATTTTCCCGCCGGAAGACCGGCCTACTGGGACACTTCTGGAGCGCGCTCGCACCCAGCATATGCTTACGAACGTCACCGGGAGCCGACCAGCGCAGTACGCCGTCCTGCGGGCGCTGAAGACGACGAATCCGGACTACTACGCCGCCTGCCGACGGCGACTCGAAAGGCGCGTCGACGACTTCTGTGCCGCACTGGCTGCGGCTGGCGCCGAGTACAACCGCCCCGACGGCGGCTTCTACGTGATGGCGCGGTTCCCCGACTTCCCCGGGTCGTTCGAGAACGTGTACGAACTCATTGACGAGGCCGGCGTCGCCGGGATGCCTGGCGAGGCCTTCGGCGAGTCCCGTAGCGACTGGATACGGTTCGCGCTCGTGACTTCCCGGGCCGACGAAGCGGCCGAACGGCTGGCGAACTACTTCGAATAA
- the citE gene encoding L-malyl-CoA/beta-methylmalyl-CoA lyase, giving the protein MTRLCRTFQTAPAAIPNDNSAKFLVSGLTSEGFQAPDWLVPDIEDGTAPSMKDEAVDNIVEHIPDHADDFAGDILPRVEWAYDDADARERGIEQVTRLAEEVGEELDGFVFPKVGRLDDVRDAAGVIADAERDAGLPEGTLEMAIILETAPGRSDLREICQYATDSRLSGLVFGPVDYTAELGGRTLNGERPRWDGLLEALSNETSAADIVAIGGPFDQLFHERAGVTYYNAEGYADQVEYEATIGINGSWSLHPKQTEQANRIHMPTVEEMERDLHKIESFNEAKREGTGAVVVDGQMVDEATYKNFANTVKTVRAIDETHPAQTEAYYDDDLLARARDVELIFG; this is encoded by the coding sequence ATGACACGACTCTGTCGCACATTCCAGACCGCACCAGCCGCGATACCGAACGACAACAGCGCGAAGTTCCTCGTCTCTGGGCTCACCAGCGAGGGGTTTCAGGCCCCCGATTGGCTCGTCCCTGACATCGAGGACGGCACCGCGCCGTCGATGAAAGACGAAGCTGTCGACAACATCGTCGAGCACATTCCGGACCATGCCGACGACTTCGCCGGAGACATCCTCCCCCGAGTCGAATGGGCCTACGACGACGCCGACGCCCGCGAGCGTGGCATCGAGCAAGTGACTCGCTTGGCCGAGGAAGTCGGCGAGGAACTCGACGGCTTCGTCTTCCCGAAGGTTGGTCGCCTCGACGACGTGCGCGACGCCGCGGGCGTCATCGCCGACGCGGAGCGCGACGCCGGACTGCCCGAGGGGACGCTGGAGATGGCGATCATTCTGGAGACGGCCCCCGGCCGCTCGGATCTGCGCGAAATCTGCCAGTACGCAACAGACTCCCGGCTCTCCGGCCTCGTGTTCGGGCCGGTGGACTACACGGCGGAACTCGGCGGTCGCACGCTCAACGGCGAGCGGCCCCGCTGGGACGGCCTGCTCGAAGCGCTGTCGAACGAGACGAGCGCGGCTGACATCGTCGCCATCGGCGGCCCCTTCGACCAGTTGTTCCACGAGCGCGCTGGCGTCACCTACTACAACGCCGAGGGGTACGCCGATCAGGTGGAGTACGAGGCGACGATCGGCATCAACGGCTCGTGGTCGCTGCACCCCAAGCAGACCGAACAGGCGAATCGAATCCATATGCCGACAGTGGAAGAAATGGAGCGGGACCTCCACAAAATCGAGTCGTTCAACGAGGCCAAACGCGAGGGCACTGGCGCGGTCGTCGTCGACGGCCAGATGGTCGACGAAGCGACCTACAAGAACTTCGCCAACACCGTCAAGACTGTCCGAGCCATCGACGAGACACATCCTGCCCAGACCGAGGCGTACTACGATGACGACTTGCTGGCGCGGGCGAGAGACGTCGAACTGATTTTCGGCTAA
- the mch gene encoding 2-methylfumaryl-CoA hydratase produces MTDWTDPDALDLSDSETFDSLLDRADTREKGHFFEFFAEGDELVHDPGLRLTHHGSEQWMGQTLNHDPAYWRADTARERGFEERPVHPDYLLACVMGITVEDLSEKGGYFLGRDDVTFHQPVTAGTPLSVTSTVVDTKTSSSRPQYGIVTWETEGRDRETGETLVSYQRTNMIPRREPAATDGGAVGEQDEGGPALPDTLVSPDGEYFEDFQTALERADAENAAVAYRHERGRTMDDQLVAGLPLATLNTARQHHNRDEMADSPSGDIVAYGDVTRSVALAHARSDEATYRERRFADERFHDFVTLGDTIYGFTRVLDCDPDAGPEQAGAVTFEHVAFNQDQTPVYSGRRTALIQRDT; encoded by the coding sequence ATGACTGACTGGACCGACCCCGACGCGCTTGATCTCTCGGACAGCGAGACGTTCGACTCGCTGCTGGACCGGGCAGACACCAGAGAAAAGGGCCACTTCTTCGAGTTCTTCGCCGAGGGCGACGAACTCGTTCACGACCCCGGCCTCCGACTCACCCACCACGGCAGCGAGCAGTGGATGGGCCAGACGCTCAACCACGACCCGGCGTACTGGCGGGCCGACACGGCACGCGAGCGCGGTTTCGAGGAGCGCCCGGTCCACCCGGATTACCTGCTGGCGTGTGTGATGGGCATCACTGTCGAGGACCTCTCGGAGAAGGGCGGGTACTTCCTTGGACGCGACGACGTAACGTTCCATCAGCCGGTGACAGCCGGGACACCGCTGTCTGTCACGTCGACTGTCGTCGACACTAAGACATCGTCCTCCAGACCCCAATACGGCATCGTCACCTGGGAGACGGAGGGCCGGGACCGCGAGACAGGCGAGACGCTGGTATCCTACCAGCGGACGAACATGATACCGCGCCGCGAGCCGGCAGCCACTGACGGTGGCGCAGTCGGCGAACAGGACGAGGGCGGACCAGCGCTGCCCGATACCCTCGTCTCTCCAGATGGCGAGTACTTCGAGGACTTCCAGACGGCACTGGAACGGGCCGACGCGGAGAACGCAGCCGTCGCCTACCGCCACGAGCGCGGCCGGACGATGGACGACCAACTGGTCGCCGGTCTCCCACTGGCGACGCTCAATACCGCACGACAGCACCACAACCGCGACGAGATGGCCGACTCGCCGTCGGGCGACATCGTCGCGTACGGTGACGTAACACGATCGGTTGCGCTGGCACACGCCCGCTCCGACGAGGCGACCTACCGCGAGCGTCGCTTCGCTGACGAGCGGTTCCACGACTTCGTCACGCTCGGTGACACCATCTACGGCTTCACCCGCGTCCTCGACTGCGACCCCGACGCCGGGCCGGAGCAGGCCGGCGCGGTCACGTTCGAGCACGTCGCGTTCAATCAGGACCAGACCCCGGTCTACTCGGGCCGGCGAACCGCACTCATTCAGCGAGATACATGA